The genomic stretch CCAGGTAAAAACTGGACTACGCCACAACTGGCTCAACAGCTGGAAAGCTGGAAACAAGATGGCCGCGATGTCGCATTGCTTATCGGTGGGCCAGAAGGTCTATCTCCAGCCTGTAAAGCAGCAGCAGAGCAAAGCTGGTGTTTATCGGCGCTAACCATGCCGCACCCACTGGTGCGAATTGTGGTCGCTGAAAGTCTGTATCGGGCCTGGAGCCTGACGACTAATCACCCTTATCACCGCGAATAGACCATGCCAAAAACCGCCTTTAAAAACAAAGCTCTGGAAAGCGCGCTGTTTGCACGGCGAGTCTATTTCTCTGTATTCGTGATTATCCTGATGGTGGCGATGCTGCTGGGCAATCTCTATTTCCTGCAGGTCACCCAATATCAGGATTATCAGACCCGGTCGAATGATAACCGCATTAAGGTGATCCCCAGTGCTCCACCGCGCGGCTTGATCTTTGATCGTAACGGGGTTTTGCTGGCAGAAAATCAGCCCGAATTCAGTCTGGAAATTAT from uncultured Tolumonas sp. encodes the following:
- the rlmH gene encoding 23S rRNA (pseudouridine(1915)-N(3))-methyltransferase RlmH, yielding MKIQLIAVGTKMPDWVTTGFNEYQRRFPKDMPLELLEIPAGKRGKNADIARILEKEGEQALAAIGKSCRIVTLDLPGKNWTTPQLAQQLESWKQDGRDVALLIGGPEGLSPACKAAAEQSWCLSALTMPHPLVRIVVAESLYRAWSLTTNHPYHRE